Below is a window of Stygiolobus azoricus DNA.
CATCTCTTTCATGTTCTTCGAAGGCCCTATTATTGTAACTCAACAACAAGGTTTTGACAACTATTTTAGTGCCACTGGTTGGTACTACCTCGCACCCATAGGAATCCCTGGATACTCCCTATACGTAGTATCTCCCTTCTGGTACATAGCATGGCTTTTATTGGATGCTGGAATATATTTAATGACCGGTTGGTACGTATATCACTTCTACCTAGCGTCAAAGGGTAGGAATGAAAAATTACCTATATTCCTAGTGTTTGGTTTAGTAGTAGCAATTCTAATGTTAGAGAGCTACTCTGGTGAAGTAGTAACTACATTATGGGACTTATTAGCATTTTACAAATTAGTAGGTTATAACGTAATTGCCGACCAGATATCCTTTGTGACATTATGGCATGGAATAGTGTATATTGCATGGTTCCCAGCTGTAGCTGCCATGTACTTACTAATACCGACCCTTGCGGGTAAACCACTATACAGTGAAAAGTTGGCTAGGGTATCTGCAGTACTGTACTTAATATTCTCCACCGGTCCGCTAGGGATACACCACCTATACATGGTTAACTTACCTCCAGAAGTAAAAGTGTTGGTAGAGGTGTTGACAGAGGGTATTGTAGTGCCTTCAATGATGACATTCTTTAACTTATTTGCGACTGTAAAAGGAGCTAATATTAAGTGGAACCTGCTAGCAGCCTGGACAGTGTTGTCTTTCGCTGGTTCAATATACGGAGGTGTTATGGGAATATCCAATTCAGTAATTTCATTTGATTCACTATCCCATGAGGGCTATTACATAGTATCTCATTTCCACGCGATGATATTGTTCTCAATAGTTCCTGCTGGATTTGCTACTCTATACTTAATGTTACCGATGATGACACAGAGATCTTGGTACTCAGCCAAGATGGCGTGGGCACACTTCTGGGGCTACTTAATAGGTACAATAATGGTTATAGTTGGATTCTCTGAACTTGGTGTATCAGGGCTAATAAGGAAAGAAGAAATTTATCCTCTTTCTCCAGCGTTCGTAGATGGGCAAGTATTAGCTACAATAGGTGCTGCAATTGCTGACATAGCAACTATTGTGTGGTTAGTAAATGTAGTGTTAACTTTAGTAAAAGGTAGGGTAAGTTATGGTGAGAGTGTTAGTTTGGGTGAGGTTACTAATTCGTTAGTCATGGCGTTTAGTGGAGATTATGACATAGTATCCAATGGTGTAATTAAAGGATTTAACCTAGTGAAGAGTGAACTAGAGAAGATAGGTATTGCTCACAGAGTATCGAGACCAGCCTCCTAAAAATTTTTTACTTTTTTCTCCTTATTTCTTCCCTTCATCTGTACTTTTTTGTCTTAGTTTATGTCGTCATCTTAAGCTTTCCTATCTCCTTAAGGATTTCCTCGTTTTGTGGGAATCTTCTTTCCTTATAACGGGAGAAGATCAGATTTCCGTTCAGATAGACATCGAATATACCGTTACTACCCTGCTCTAGCTCAACGATTGTATTTTCAAAATAGCTTAGAATATCTCTTGCTAGATCTAATGCTCTATCCAGATAACCACATGGTCTACAATACACTATCTTAACATGGGTCTTGCCTTCCATGAGAACTATTTTATTTCTTGCTTAAAATAGTTTGATAACGAATAATTATAAACCTTTATTTAATGCGAATTTATTATCCCCATAATTGGATAGTAAGTGAAATGAAAATAGCTGTAACATATGATAAAGACTATAATTTAAAACCCTTAGATGAAGCAGAAATAATAGGAATTATAGACGAGGAGAAGAAGGAAGTAGAACAGTACGAGAACCCTGGTGTTGGAAGTAAAGAGATGACAATGGACGCTATTCTGAGCCTTGAGCCGGATGCAATAGTAGTTGGTAAACAGTTCTTATGCCCCGGTTCATATATGATGTCTTATGGTAGAATAAAGTACATTCCTACGGAGTATAAGACTTTAAATGAAGTGTTAGATCATCTAGAAGAATTGAAAAAGAACATGAAAGACGAATTAGAAGAAGATATGTATGCCGAACCCTTCCATCATCATCACGGCCATTTCTGAGATGCAAAATAATGAAAATTATTTAACTTTTTTTTAAGACTAGACTAAGAGAAAGAGATTTAGAAAGAAAAGACTAGAGAGATGTATAATTAAATAAGAGTTTTACCCTGAGCCTTTAAGGCAGGGAATTTAAAAAGCACATCGTCATGGGTTAGTTGAATCTTTCTTTATGTAAGATAGTAGAAGACAGAGTGGATTTTACGTTTACTATTTCGTGATAGTTCATGTGTAATAGATTATGGAGAAATCAAACTGAGGGTTAGAACTATCTAGTGATTTCGAACTAGAATTAATTGTTTTAACTTAGACGTTTTTACGAATTTGACTATAATTCAGGCTCTTTCACTTTCTAATGGCGAAGTGGTTTTACTTTTAAAGGCTTCTTTATTTGTGTCCAAGAGACTTTTTTCATAAAAGGTTAGAGTAACTCAATTAAAAATCTAATAAAATGGAAGGGGACTTTCATTCATAACGTCTAGTCCCTTGAAGGAAGGAGATACTAGAAGCTTCTCCAACAGTCCCATTAATCCCTCAATCCAGCCTGGGAGGAAGTCATTTTTAATTAATCCGTCCATTTTTCCACTTACACGAATTTTAGACCGCTCTTACTATCGCTTTTGATTACCCTGTCGATCGTGAAGAAACTTATAACCATAACTGGTAAAGCTGCAATCAGTGCGGAAGAAGCTAGAGCTGCCCAATTTACCGTTTCGTCTCCTATAGCTTGCAGTGCGAAGATGGTTATCGTTTCGGCACCTTTGGGTGGAAACCCCATGTTATACGGAGTGTCGCTCAGCAACAGTGGATAAAACAGCAAGTGCCAATTAAATATGAAAGAAAGTAGAAACGTTGAAAGAATAGCAGTTCTAGAGAGTGGTGCAATTATCTTGATAATTTTTCTCTTAATTCCGAAAACTTCAGCAGCTTCATCATAAGCCCTAGGAAAAGAAGTAAAGAAATTAAACATTATCCATACGGCAAAGGTTGCTGTAAAAACTGGAGTTGATAATATGAGAGCCCACCACGTGTTTAACAGTCCTATCTTAGAGAAAAATAGGTAAAGAGGTATTATGTAAGAAGTTGAAGGTAAAGAATATAGAAATATTGAAATTAAGAGAAGCCATAATACCCTTTTTCTCTCGATTTCATATGAAGATGGTAAGGCTAGAAATATTGTCAGCAAAGATGCAAATAAGGCTACTACTACACTACTTATTAAATACGGTACAGATGAAGAGAAGCACGTAGAAAGGTATTTCAGGTCTATTGAAGTGGGTAAAAGAACCGGTGGAGATCTGAAGTCATATACGTTAGGTCTCAATGCTATAAGGAACATCCAATATACTGGAAAATCTAAAAGGAAAATTATAAAAATAGATATAACATATACTGTATTTTTAAAGACACTATTAGGAATCTTAAAGTTGGGTGAAGGAAACGGTGTCCTTCTGCTCTTTATCAGTAGTAAGATAAGAATTGCGGGTATCACTGAGATAGCACCTAAAAGTGCTGCTGCTAATTCGCCTCCTGAAAAATTAACAAAAAGGAAGATCTCATCATATACTAAAAGAGGTAAAGTAGTTGAGGCAAATCCCGGACCTCCTTGAGTAAGAACATAAGGAGTATCAAAATTGCCCAGTGCTAAAATAAATTGCAACAGAAAGGATAGCAAAAAGGCTTTGCTAGTCATAGGTAAGGCAATCCTAAAGTAGAATTGAGATAAGGTTAATCCATCTACTTCCGATGACTCTCTAACTTCTTGAGGTATGGATCTAAACGCCGAGAGCATGATCAAGAAGGACATAGGGATCATAGACCATACGTTTACTCCAGTTACAGCCCATATTGCTGTAGACGCTAAATAAAGCGGATCAAAAGGGATGTGAAACAAGTAGGAAAACCATCCGTAATTACCATATAGACTTATACTCCATATCAATGCGGAAGATGTAAAAGGAATAGAATAAGGTAGCATTACGAGGATTGCCAGTAACCTCTTTCCTTTTCTCACCATATCCACAAATATAGCAAGAATTGTTCCTACTACAGTAGTTATAATTGCCGATACTAAAGAAAATACAAGAGTATTATAGATTACTGTATCTAAAGGAACTAGCTTGAACACCGCTTCAGCTTCTTTTAAATTTATTCCTACAAGGACGAACGTGAATACAAAGGGCAGTGTACCAAAAGCCGTGATGTAAGCCAAATAGGGTAAATAATATCTCATAAGAACCTCTTATACCGTTTAAATTTAACCTTTACCTCAGAACCTACTTTAGGTTTATAACTAACAAAAGCCGGAACTATATCACCGTTTAAGTTTACGTATGCTAAATATCTGTCTCCCCAGAACTCAACGTCTGTAACTTTTCCTATTAGGTCTCCATCCCCTAATTCTACGTCCTCAGCTCTTATACCTATCTTTCCTTCAAAACCTAGAATTTCCCCTGATACGATCTTCATGGGTGGGTTCCCAAAGAACGTGGCTACAAATTCATCAACGGGATCATTATAAACTTCTTCTGGTGTTCCTACCTGAATTATTCTTCCGTTATTCATAATTGCAACTCTATCAGCAATTGCCATTGCCTCTACGTGGTCGTGAGTGACATAAATAGTAGTTATCCCGTTTTCCCTTTGGACGTCTTTTATCAATTTTCTTGCTGAAACTCTCAAAGGTGCGTCTAAGTTTGATAAAGGTTCGTCCATAAGGAAAAGTTTAGGTTTCCTTAGGATGGCCCTAGCTAATGCTACTCTTTGTTGTTGTCCCCCTGATAACTCTGTAGGATATCTGCTAAGAAGTTCATGAATACCGAGTTTCTTACTTATTTCTTCAGCCCATGTAATCGCTTCCTTCTTAGTCATTAGGCCTTCTAAAGGTATTATGAGGTTTTCCAAAACTGTCTTATGGGGGTATAATGCGTAGTTCTGAAATACCATTCCCACATTTCTCTGAGAAGGAGGAAGTTCGTTTACCTCTTGTCCGTCTATGATAATTTTCCCGTCGTTCGGTTTTTCCAAACCAGAAATGATCCTAAGAAGAGTTGTCTTTCCAGATCCAGATGGACCGAGAATAACAAAAAACTCCCCCTTTTCAACCTTTAGGCTTACGTTATCTACCGCTGGTGTCTTACTCCCTCTATACACTTTTTTCACGTTTCTGAGCTCTAGGGACAAAGTCTAACCACCGTAGTAGGACTCTACGGCACTTATCCACTCACTTGCTGCTGTCTGCAGAGCTGTATTAGGATCGGTTACCTGACCGGTTAAGTATGCGTATATCTGATTGTTAAAGTCTGGGATAAGCGATGAATAGGTAGGTGGTATGTTAGGAGGATTGGCCCACGCCTCTAAAGCTGCCTGATATGTTGCATTTAGCCATTCCCTCTCAAAAGAAGGTATAGAAGCATTCATCAGTAGTTGTGTGAACGCCTCTTTTGATATCGGGAACTTATCGAACTTTAGGAATGCGAGCATTTGCACCTTGGGAGAAACTAAGAATTGTAAGAACTCTAGCGCTAATTGCTTGTGAAGAGAATACTTGCTTATTCCCAAGAAGTCCGTTCCGGTCTCCGCATATCCTCCAGGCAGTGGAGCTAGTAATGTTTCGTTTACTTGTGTATTCGGTAATTCTGAAATCTGAGTCGTAAATAAGAACGCTCCCGAGGCGTTAGCATATAATTCTCCTATATTTCCATAACATACTTGTAGTGAAGAGGGATTAGGTTCATAACTCACTAGCTGTTTATAGGTCTCTAACGCTTCTATACCTGCGGTCGAATTGAAAGAAGGTAAGGGATATTCGAAACCTGGAAGTATATAGTTCTCGAACATTATATTGAAACCCGGAATACCGTATCCGTTATGAGACAAGTTATAGTCCCTAATGTAATACCAACCGTATACTGCAGGATATGCGTCAATAATACCATGGGACACGTGATCGTCTATCAGGAATCCATATTCGGTTATATGGTGAGAAGTCAGGAATTGATCTGCATCTATAACATCAGTCCAATTATCCCACATTACTGGATTAAAGGGAACATGGTACTCTTCGTAGAATTCATTTGCTAAGGTCTGATTTTCAAATATACTACTCTTATAAGCCATTAGGTAAACTGCGGTTTCGTAAGCTATACCTATCATAACATTCTGGTGAGACGTAACATTGTAAATAATTCCTCCGAACTCCTCCTGAGGTAGTATTATGTCACTCATGTTGAAGTCAGATGAGTTAAGAGGGACTAAGTATGGTGCTACTTTCTGAGCTGAGGTGGAAGTATAGCCTATTATATCGTATTGTGAAGAACCTGCCTCTAGCACAGTTAACTCTTTAGTAATATACTCGCTGAACGGATAAGCATATACCTTCACCGTCACACCTGGATGTTCTTGCGAGAAGAGCTCTCCAGCATACTGTATGAAGTTAGCTGACTCTCCACTGAAAGTAACAACAGTCAACGTAATGTTAGATGTCGATGTTACTGGTGGAGCAGTTGAGGGAGTAACCGTCGATGTGAAGTGGTTCGTAACTAAATACAATCCTAATGTAACAACTATTATTAGAACGACAACTACTAGTCCTATTATTTTACCGCTTAAACCTTTCATACGTTTTAGTATTAAGTCGGTTATAATAAATTTTACCTATGTATGATATAAATACCTATGTTGATATAAATTATATTTTTCGAGGTTGAGTAGGAATCCAAAATGCGTCCATCAATAAAATTTGTCTAAAGGTTAAAATACGATAGGGCTAATAATACTTACACTCATTGAGAAATCTCGAACAAATGTCCTTATGAACTATTCTATCAATAGGATATATAATTTTCTTGTCGCAAAGATTATATAGGATTACTTACAAGACTAGTGGTGAACACTAATGAAAGCTCGGTATGTGGTAGTACTAGGGATATTGAGCGGATTAGTCAGCTTCTTCCTATTTACTTTTCTGGATTTTTACGCTTTCCTACAAGGACCTTCCTGGTGGTTCAACCCTATAGACGAGTACGTCCTACCGATCGTAGTAGGGATAGCAGTTGCTAACTTAGTTTCCGGAAAATTCAATACAATACTCAGGATTTATATAAACTTGATATCAGGAGTGGTATCTTACGTAGGATCTTACGTGATTATATTAACACTAATATCTATTCATCAACTTTTAATTTAACAAGGTTCCAAATTTTTTACATACTGAATTATTTATGAGGAACGGTGTAGGGACTGAATTGTGATGATCCCTAGGAAAATGATGAGTTTGCCGAGTACGGAGTAATGAAGAAGTTAAAGTGGCTGATATTATTTTATCTCTTTTCACAGATTGTTGTACAATCGCGTTCTTCAATCCTATTACATTCTATTCTAGTTACACCAACTATTCTTTCCAACTCCTTCCTAATTGCATTATCAATATATATCACTTTATAGCCGGTTATGGATATCCATAGGTCACGTAACTCACTTATGACCAAATGGGGTTTTAGTCTTAACATTTCTTCGAGCTTTTGATCATAATCCTTCTTTGTTGTGATTACCTTATATTCTTTATATACAACATCTCCACTGACCCCGCAAAAATCTAAGCCGTCAACGTAAATTGTGATAAAGCCGTTCGATGAAAGAAGGAATGAAGTGTCTGTTCCTTCCAATTGGATATGATAGCTGTTGAGGTAGTGGCTCCACCTTCGAAATTTTCTCCCTCTGGCTTTTAGTGAGACTATTGAGGATAAGCTAAAAGAGTACAGAACGTCTTGAGGTTGTATAGTAATAAAATCTGGATCACGAAAAATCATTGACCCCTTACACTCGGTACTAACTATTTCGCCGTTACACACGTAAGAGTACTCAGGCAGAGGTGGAACTATTATTTCTTCCACTCTCTTTGTTTTTAACTTCACAATAATATGATATTAAATTACCAAATTAAAGTAGTTTTCTACTTTTGATATTATAATATTAATAGGATAGGAAAAACCCTTGTTTTAAGGATATAATCTTTTTAAATTAGTTGATACAGTGTTTATTGAATAGGTATGGCTACAAACGATAAAAAATTTTACGTGGCAACCCTAATTGTTCTCCTAATAGATATAATATTATATTCTATCTATCCAGTATTTAATAGTGCAACAGAGACAGTAGGTGGTCTAACTATCTTCTATTTTTACCAAATAATACTACTAATAGTCTCATCTATAATGTTCGTAACCGTAAGTCTACTCTTCAAAAAGTAGGTGATGGAAAATGGCAATGGGCTTGAACGTTGATGGTATAACCCTAGCCACTTTCATCATACTTTTTGCAATTTTCACATTTCTAGGTTTTTATGGTGCTAAGTGGAGGAAGGGAGATTTATCAAGACTAGATGAATGGGGATTAGGAGGAAGAAGGCTAGGCTGGTTAATAGTGTGGTTCCTGCTAGGAGCTGATTTATATACAGCTTATACGTTTATAGCTGTACCATCGGCGTTCTTAGCAAAAGGAGCGATATATTGGTTCGCTATACCATACGTAGCTTGGACATTCGGAGTAGCACTGCTCACAATGCCGAGACTTTGGACTGTTGCTAAAAATAAGGGTTATGTCACAGCGGTAGATTTCGTGAAGGATAGGTTTAATAGTAAGTCCGTAGCAATAGCAGTAGCATTAACTGGAGTAGTAGCTGAGTTACCATATATTGCGTTACAGATAGTAGGAATGGAGGCTGTTCTAGCCGTATTGTTAATAGGGTTAGGAATATCACCTCACACAACTATTGCTGGCTTAACTGTATCAGAACTAGCTTTAATTATAGCATTCGTAGTCTTGGCCGCGTTTACAATAACTAGTGGACTAAGGGGAGCTGCTTTATCTGGTATATTCAAGGACATCTTAATTTGGATTACTGTAATTACAGTAGCTGTATATATACCACTCATACACGGAGGTTACGGAGCAGCTCTAAGTGCTGCACAGTCTTACCTATCTAATCCTAAGAGTGGTATACACAGTGTTGTGGCGTTAAAGTCGGCCCTCGGTTATACAGTGCTTCCCTCTCAACTTTACGCTGCCTACTTTTCCTTAGCTTTAGGAAGTACTCTAGCATTATACTTATATCCTCACGCTATAAATGGTTCCTTATCATCTGAGAGTAGGGAAAAGCTGAAGTTGAGTACATCGTTATTGCCTATTTACGGAATCGGCCTAGCTCTACTTATTCTATTTGGCATATTAATATATTTAGTACCGAGCGCGTTAAACCTTGTAATAACTACTAAGAATGGTTCGTTAACAGTTCCCGCTTTAATAGCTGCTTCAATGCCTGATTGGTTTGTAGGTTTAGCTTTCTTAGCTATATTCATCGGTGGGTTAGTGCCAGCAGCAATCATGGCTATAGGTGTGGCTAACTTGTTAACGAGAAACGTAGTAGGTGAGTTTACAAAGCTATCTCCCTCAAGTGAGGCTAGGTTAGCAAAGATCTTGTCTACAGTGTTCAAGTTTATTGCTTTAGCTTTCGTATTTGTAGTTCCTCCTACCTATGCAATTCAGCTTCAACTTTTAGGCGGGATAATTATTACTCAAACATTACCGGCTGTATTCATTGCCCTATTTACTGACAAGTTGGAAGCTAAGTCAACACTGGCAGGTTGGGCAGTAGGGATGGCTACCGGAATTTATTTAACCCTCTATGTAAACCACTTCGGGCCACTAGTGAGCTCGTTCTTTAACACCCCCATGGGTCCGATTTATATAGCTTTGATAGCGTTATCGCTTAACTTGATAGTTACAGTTATTGGTTCATTAATAGCCAGACTAGCAGGCTGGAAACCTACCTCAGTGATAACAGCACAAGATTTCGAGGTAGAAGTTCCAAGTCCTTCAAAGCAGAAATGAGTTTTTAAGTAATAATATGATTTTTCCCTTCTTTTTTTAAACCTTGCATATATATGTTGTTTACACTGATGTAAGGACAAGTTTTCTAGGTCACGTAACTTCCTAAACTTTTTGTTGGAACTATGCTGGGATGGGGATCCTCACTGTCTGTTACCGACTAAAACGTCGTTAATTGTAAAAAAACTTATAAATCGTTCTCACACTATAATTATAATGTCGAGACACATGTAAAAGACCCGCCGTAGCTCAGCCCGGTTCTAGAGCGCCCGGCTGTAGGTGGATTAGCTGGTACCGGGTGGTCCGGGGTTCAAGTCCCCGCGGCGGGACTTTCCCCTTTATACTAAAATATTATTTCCATTCTCTCCGTGAGAGACATAAACAACTCTTGGTTTAAGCTTTTTTATCCTCTGTATACTCTTCAAAAGCTCCTCTATTACGGGTATTCTAAGCCCGTTCTTAGTCCCTTGTAACATATCCCCAACAATTATTGAGTTATCAGATGGTATGTAAATAGAGATTGAGTCCGATGTACGACCTGGCGTGTATAAAATCTGGAGACCGTCTAATTCCCCTTCAGTTAACTCGCAGTCCGGTTCAATTCCCCTAAATTTTTTCTGGGTAAAGGACGAAAAAGCTCCCATTAGGAGTTTGTAAGTGAAGGAGTGTACTACTGGTTTCCTAATCTCCTCTCAGATTCTTTACTCCTTCTTTGTGAATGCAGAACTGTGCGTTCCGTAATGCGTTCTTAAGTTCATAGGCACTGCCTATATGGTCTATGTGAGAATGGGTAAATATTACATATTTAACACGATCCTTATTTACTTCCGCAAGTATCTTCTGATAGGTAAACCGCTGTCCACTATTACCTGGTCACCGTTATCTAAATTGATTATGAAAGAGTTTACGAATCTTAATTTGATTTCTTTAACATTCATGGGATATTTTTCTTATAGTTTTTTAGTTTTAACTAATTAACATAGCGTGTGAAGTTACGTGAAGTTTTGTGGCGGCATTAATCAGGACCGTTAAACCTAACGTTCAATCTGACGATTTATTTTAATGAAATAGTTAAATACGATTTTTACATAACTCACAAACCCGTGGAATACGAGGATTTAATTAAGATAAAACCAGTTCTAGATTATGATGTAGATGAAAAAGACAGTCAGATTGCATTAATTATTAGGGAGAATAAGCCAGAAGTATATATCTATGGTGAGAATAAAGTAAACACCTTCGGATTCCCAGAAGAAGTAGTGTGGGCTGATAGCGACAGACTACTGATAACTATAGATCCAGAGGGGGGAGAGAGAAGGGGAATTTATGAGTGGGAAAAGGGATGGGAAAAGCCCAAACCGCTCTTGGTCGACAAATACGACAACTTCTCTCCTATGGTCACCAGTCACGGAATCCTCTTCATTTCTAATAGGGACGGGAAGACTTTACACCTCTACCTATACGACGGTAATAATATCGAAAATATAAGCAAGGGAGAAGAGCCTGTAGGTAGATATTGTACTAACGGAGAGCTGATAGTCTACTCTCAAGGAATATACGATGATAACATTTACGTCTCTGACTTCGGTGGAAATACAATAAAGGAGTTATCCTTCAACGAGAGCGAGCAAATAGTCCCGTCGGAAAACTGCTTCCTGAACAAGGACAAGTTCATATTCCTCTCAAATCATAACGACACTTTTGGGTTGTATTCCTATGATATGAAAAAGGACGAGATTTCCAGTATAATTAACGTCTCGGATTATGACATTCAGGAGGCTGTAGTTTACAATGAAGAAAAAATACTATACACTTTAATAAAGGACGGAAAGAGTGAGTTGTTACAAGTCCCTAATATACGCCTCGAAAAAGGTGGTTATATCCACGACTTGAAGGTTGTAAAGAATTCCGTGTATTACTTGATGTCAAAACACTCTAGGGCTACGGACCTGTACGTAATTGAAGGTAAATTGAGTCAGAGACTTACCGACTCAATGAACGGAGTCAAGGACGAATTCGTGAGTCCCTCATCGATAACTTATGACTCTGATGGTATTAAAATCCACGCGTTATTATACAGCAGGGGAAATGAAGACAAGGGAGTAGTTTACATACACGGGGGCCCGGACTTCCAATGTGTTGACAACTTTAACCCTGAAATACAATTCCTAGTGAAGAAGGGGTTCAAGGTGATCTGTCCTGATTATAGGGGTAGTACTGGTTATGGTAGGAAGTTCAATCACTTAAACGACAAGGATTTAGGAGGAGGAGACTTACATGACGTTATCAATGCTGTTAAAGTCCTAAAGGTGAAGAAGGTAGCAGTTACTGGTGCTAGTTATGGTGGATATTTAACAATGATGGCCGTGACTAAATATCCTGACTTATGGTGTTCTGCAGTGGCCGTAGTACCGTTCGTTAACTGGTTCACTGAGAAACAGTTTGAGAGGGAGGTATTGAAACAATATGATGAAATAAAGATCGGTAATGACGAGGCTTTACTTAGGGATAGGTCACCGATCTTTTTCGTGGATAGAATAAGGGCGCCATTAATGCTGTTGGCTGGTCAAAACGATCCCAGATGTCCTGCTGAAGAAACAATCCAGGTTGTTGAGGAGCTGAAGAAGTTGGGTAGGCAAGTTGAGTACAAGATATATGAAGGAGAAGGTCACGGGTTTATTAAGATAGAAAACTACATTGACTCAATAAAGAGGACCGTTGAGTTCATTGCAAACCACTGTAGATAACGTTTTTACACCTAATATAAATAATATATTTTTCATGAAAACTTGAGTAATTATTTAAAAATGTGCAAGGCTTATATTAATTTCAATTAATAATTCTAATGACAAAAAAGTTTGATAAGAGAATCTTCTTGATATTTCTAATACTAAGTCTATTTTTGAGCTTAGTAGCTGCAGTAGCAATACTAAACGGACAGTTACAAATACCCTCCTCCCCGATAGTTATAACTAGGGAGTACACGTGCTATAACGGGACTTATTTCCCTTACACCGTCAAAGTAGTTTACTATCCGGAAAACGATTTTGACGCTAATATGGGTCTACCCTCGACGTGGCCTGTAACTAACTCACAGCAAGACCACAACGCTGTTGTCCCTACGACATGTACCGCACTAATAACCGGAGTCTCTTGGGAATTACCTGCTGCTCAATTAACAGGAGGTGTTTCAATACCTCTAAACTACCGGCAGCGAATGTGATGGGAGTTAAGACAGCCCTAGTGATGTTAACACAAATGGTTGGACAACCTTTAGGGGTAACACTAGCAGATAACGAATTATTTGTAGAGATGGACAGTGTCCCAGGAAGCATATTTGCAATAAACCCTGTTACCGGAATATGGTATGCTACCGGGTTAGCGAGTTATGCTATGAATAACCCTATAGTGTGGAATGGTATAGTATTCCTTGCCACAAGGCTGGGTATTATCATAGTCCTTCTAGTATCTTCCTTCATGTTTTATCTCT
It encodes the following:
- a CDS encoding sodium:solute symporter family protein, whose product is MAMGLNVDGITLATFIILFAIFTFLGFYGAKWRKGDLSRLDEWGLGGRRLGWLIVWFLLGADLYTAYTFIAVPSAFLAKGAIYWFAIPYVAWTFGVALLTMPRLWTVAKNKGYVTAVDFVKDRFNSKSVAIAVALTGVVAELPYIALQIVGMEAVLAVLLIGLGISPHTTIAGLTVSELALIIAFVVLAAFTITSGLRGAALSGIFKDILIWITVITVAVYIPLIHGGYGAALSAAQSYLSNPKSGIHSVVALKSALGYTVLPSQLYAAYFSLALGSTLALYLYPHAINGSLSSESREKLKLSTSLLPIYGIGLALLILFGILIYLVPSALNLVITTKNGSLTVPALIAASMPDWFVGLAFLAIFIGGLVPAAIMAIGVANLLTRNVVGEFTKLSPSSEARLAKILSTVFKFIALAFVFVVPPTYAIQLQLLGGIIITQTLPAVFIALFTDKLEAKSTLAGWAVGMATGIYLTLYVNHFGPLVSSFFNTPMGPIYIALIALSLNLIVTVIGSLIARLAGWKPTSVITAQDFEVEVPSPSKQK
- a CDS encoding MBL fold metallo-hydrolase is translated as MGAFSSFTQKKFRGIEPDCELTEGELDGLQILYTPGRTSDSISIYIPSDNSIIVGDMLQGTKNGLRIPVIEELLKSIQRIKKLKPRVVYVSHGENGNNILV
- a CDS encoding MBL fold metallo-hydrolase, with translation MLAEVNKDRVKYVIFTHSHIDHIGSAYELKNALRNAQFCIHKEGVKNLRGD
- a CDS encoding alpha/beta hydrolase family protein → MEYEDLIKIKPVLDYDVDEKDSQIALIIRENKPEVYIYGENKVNTFGFPEEVVWADSDRLLITIDPEGGERRGIYEWEKGWEKPKPLLVDKYDNFSPMVTSHGILFISNRDGKTLHLYLYDGNNIENISKGEEPVGRYCTNGELIVYSQGIYDDNIYVSDFGGNTIKELSFNESEQIVPSENCFLNKDKFIFLSNHNDTFGLYSYDMKKDEISSIINVSDYDIQEAVVYNEEKILYTLIKDGKSELLQVPNIRLEKGGYIHDLKVVKNSVYYLMSKHSRATDLYVIEGKLSQRLTDSMNGVKDEFVSPSSITYDSDGIKIHALLYSRGNEDKGVVYIHGGPDFQCVDNFNPEIQFLVKKGFKVICPDYRGSTGYGRKFNHLNDKDLGGGDLHDVINAVKVLKVKKVAVTGASYGGYLTMMAVTKYPDLWCSAVAVVPFVNWFTEKQFEREVLKQYDEIKIGNDEALLRDRSPIFFVDRIRAPLMLLAGQNDPRCPAEETIQVVEELKKLGRQVEYKIYEGEGHGFIKIENYIDSIKRTVEFIANHCR